The following proteins come from a genomic window of Pleuronectes platessa chromosome 2, fPlePla1.1, whole genome shotgun sequence:
- the ngfb gene encoding nerve growth factor: MRSSMLVLLLFFSARAVASIGGDSCTTTTAQQQHPGDRSIPTVDPKLFTKRHKLSPRVHFSSQPPDAEPAASPGAPGGRPRRRAGQPQHRGVYSVCESISVWVGNKTKATDISGNEVTVLPDVNINNVNKKQYFFETMCHSTRPGSSGCLGIDARHWNSYCTNSHTFVRALTTFKNLVAWRLIRIDVACVCVLSRKSWRQ, translated from the coding sequence ATGAGGTCGTCCATGCtggtcctgctcctcttcttcagtgcCCGGGCTGTGGCCTCCATCGGAGGGGACTCGTGTACCACCACGacggcacagcagcagcatccaggTGACCGCTCCATCCCCACGGTGGACCCCAAACTCTTCACCAAGCGCCACAAACTCTCGCCCAGGGTGCACTTCAGCTCCCAGCCCCCCGATGCAGAGCCGGCAGCGTCCCCGGGTGCGCCCGGCGGTCGGCCCCGCAGGCGGGCGGGGCAGCCGCAGCACCGCGGGGTGTACTCGGTGTGCGAGAGCATCAGCGTCTGGGTGGGCAACAAAACCAAGGCCACGGACATCTCGGGCAACGAGGTGACGGTGCTGCCGGACGTCAACATCAACAATGTCAACAAGAAGCAGTACTTCTTCGAGACCATGTGCCACAGCACCCGCCCGGGCAGCTCGGGCTGTTTGGGAATCGACGCGAGACACTGGAACTCCTACTGCACCAACTCACACACTTTCGTACGAGCGCTGACCACCTTCAAGAACCTGGTGGCGTGGAGGCTCATACGCATCGACGTGGCCTGCGTGTGCGTGCTCAGCCGCAAGTCATGGCGGCAGTGA
- the tspan2a gene encoding tetraspanin-2a: protein MSKVQGGMKCVKYLLFVFNFIFWLSGLLVLAVGLWLRFDPETVELLTGDEAPDTFFIAVYMLLGAGGLMMVVGFFGCFGAVRESQCLLASFFACLLIIFGAEIAAGVFGFLNKEQIVEEVQKFYSSSITDTTNVNGTAIALIYHKTLNCCGGSMSDVSNDLCADASSDTQDCLNAITDFFNEKLHTIGYIGIGVAGVMIIGMIFSMVLCCAIRNSREVI, encoded by the exons ATGAGCAAAGTGCAGGGCGGGATGAAATGCGTGAAATATCTGCTCTTCGTTTTCAACTTCATCTTCTGG CTGTCAGGGCTGCTGGTGCTGGCTGTGGGACTCTGGCTCAGGTTTGACCCAGAAACAGTGGAGCTCCTGACGGGCGATGAAGCCCCCGACACCTTCTTCATAG CTGTGTACATGCTTCTCGGTGCCGGAGGGTTGATGATGGTCGTTGGGTTCTTTGGATGTTTTGGGGCCGTGCGGGAGTCTCAGTGTCTTCTGGCATCG tTCTTCGCTTGCCTCCTGATAATCTTCGGAGCCGAGATCGCCGCTGGTGTGTTTGGATTCCTGAACAAGGAACAG ATTGTTGAGGAGGTCCAGAAGTTCTACAGCAGCTCCATCACTGACACCACCAACGTGAACGGCACGGCCATCGCACTGATCTACCACAAAACT TTAAACTGCTGTGGAGGGTCCATGTCAGACGTGTCTAATGACTTGTGTGCAGACGCTTCAAGTGACACCCAG GACTGTCTGAATGCAATCACAGACTTCTTCAATGAAAAGCTGCACACCATCGGATACATCGGGATCGGGGTCGCAGGCGTAATG ATCATAGGGATGATCTTCAGCATGGTTCTGTGTTGTGCCATCAGGAACAGCAGGGAGGTTATATAG
- the slc25a55a gene encoding solute carrier family 25 member 55a isoform X2: protein MCLPHRLGKDQVAESEARSAGLQEHDGLPCENSKIRRLLWHVQRRGSPGLLKASRLWRSHAGGKSLHGAAVNLTLVTPEKAIKLAANDLFRHHLSKDGKGLTVFKEMLAGCGAGMCQVVVTTPMEMLKIQLQDAGRLVAQQQKPVMMTPAKLVATNTVLSRSYNSVASAPRAVSATQIAKELLQTQGIRGLYRGLGATLMRDVPFSMVYFPLFANLNRLGKPSPEGSSPFYWAFFSGCAAGSTAAVFVNPCDVVKTRLQSMSKVSSEETYTGVVDCVSKIMRKEGPSGFLKGAGCRALVIAPLFGIAQVMYFVGVGEYILDNSPLSLLSA, encoded by the exons ATGTGTCTTCCCCATCGACTTGGCAAAGACCAGGTTGCAGAATCAGAGGCACGGTCAGCAGGTCTACAAGAGCAT GATGGACTGCCTTGTGAAAACAGTAAAATCAGAAGGCTACTTTGGCATGTACAGAG ACGTGGGTCCCCTGGGCTATTGAAGGCTAGCCGATTATGGCGCAGCCACGCTGGAGGCAAATCATTACATG GCGCTGCAGTAAACTTGACCCTGGTCACCCCGGAGAAGGCCATCAAGCTGGCTGCTAATGACTTGTTTCGCCACCATCTTTCCAAGGATGG AAAGGGGCTGACAGTGTTTAAAGAGATGCTGGCAGGTTGTGGTGCAGGGATGTGCCAGGTCGTTGTCACCACGCCCATGGAGATGCTCAAGATACAGCTGCAGGATGCAGGCAGACTCG tggcCCAGCAGCAGAAACCGGTCATGATGACTCCTGCAAAGCTCGTGGCCACTAACACGGTGCTCAGCCGCTCCTACAACTCGGTGGCCTCGGCACCCCGAGCTGTGTCGGCCACTCAGATTGCAAAGGAGCTGCTTCAGACCCAGGGCATCCGGGGGCTCTACAGGGGACTGGGGGCAACACTGATGAG GGATGTTCCCTTCTCTATGGTCTACTTCCCATTGTTCGCAAACCTGAATCGCCTCGGAAAACCCTCCCCCGAGGGATCGTCCCCGTTCTACTGGGCCTTCTTCTCAGGCTGCGCAGCCGGATCCactgctgcagtgtttgttaATCCCTGTGATG tgGTGAAGACAAGGTTGCAGTCAATGAGCAAAGTGTCCAGTGAGGAGACATACACTGGTGTCGTGGACTGTGTGAG TAAAATCATGAGGAAGGAGGGGCCGTCTGGTTTTCTGAAAGGAGCCGGCTGTCGGGCTCTGGTCATCGCTCCTCTCTTTGGAATTGCCCAAGTCATGTACTTTGTTGGTGTTGGAGAATACATCCTGGACAACTCTCCCCTGAGCCTCCTGTCGGCGTGA
- the slc25a55a gene encoding solute carrier family 25 member 55a isoform X1 produces MSQQHISLPAKLINGGIAGIVGVTCVFPIDLAKTRLQNQRHGQQVYKSMMDCLVKTVKSEGYFGMYRGAAVNLTLVTPEKAIKLAANDLFRHHLSKDGKGLTVFKEMLAGCGAGMCQVVVTTPMEMLKIQLQDAGRLVAQQQKPVMMTPAKLVATNTVLSRSYNSVASAPRAVSATQIAKELLQTQGIRGLYRGLGATLMRDVPFSMVYFPLFANLNRLGKPSPEGSSPFYWAFFSGCAAGSTAAVFVNPCDVVKTRLQSMSKVSSEETYTGVVDCVSKIMRKEGPSGFLKGAGCRALVIAPLFGIAQVMYFVGVGEYILDNSPLSLLSA; encoded by the exons ATGTCTCAGCAGCACATCAG CCTCCCAGCCAAGCTCATTAATGGAGGCATCGCTGGCATCGTGGGGGTCACATGTGTCTTCCCCATCGACTTGGCAAAGACCAGGTTGCAGAATCAGAGGCACGGTCAGCAGGTCTACAAGAGCAT GATGGACTGCCTTGTGAAAACAGTAAAATCAGAAGGCTACTTTGGCATGTACAGAG GCGCTGCAGTAAACTTGACCCTGGTCACCCCGGAGAAGGCCATCAAGCTGGCTGCTAATGACTTGTTTCGCCACCATCTTTCCAAGGATGG AAAGGGGCTGACAGTGTTTAAAGAGATGCTGGCAGGTTGTGGTGCAGGGATGTGCCAGGTCGTTGTCACCACGCCCATGGAGATGCTCAAGATACAGCTGCAGGATGCAGGCAGACTCG tggcCCAGCAGCAGAAACCGGTCATGATGACTCCTGCAAAGCTCGTGGCCACTAACACGGTGCTCAGCCGCTCCTACAACTCGGTGGCCTCGGCACCCCGAGCTGTGTCGGCCACTCAGATTGCAAAGGAGCTGCTTCAGACCCAGGGCATCCGGGGGCTCTACAGGGGACTGGGGGCAACACTGATGAG GGATGTTCCCTTCTCTATGGTCTACTTCCCATTGTTCGCAAACCTGAATCGCCTCGGAAAACCCTCCCCCGAGGGATCGTCCCCGTTCTACTGGGCCTTCTTCTCAGGCTGCGCAGCCGGATCCactgctgcagtgtttgttaATCCCTGTGATG tgGTGAAGACAAGGTTGCAGTCAATGAGCAAAGTGTCCAGTGAGGAGACATACACTGGTGTCGTGGACTGTGTGAG TAAAATCATGAGGAAGGAGGGGCCGTCTGGTTTTCTGAAAGGAGCCGGCTGTCGGGCTCTGGTCATCGCTCCTCTCTTTGGAATTGCCCAAGTCATGTACTTTGTTGGTGTTGGAGAATACATCCTGGACAACTCTCCCCTGAGCCTCCTGTCGGCGTGA
- the tshba gene encoding thyroid stimulating hormone subunit beta a: METAVFNCWLLFLLFSPTVPMCLPTDFTLYVEKPECDFCVAINTTSCMGFCKSWERNLRDSFGPRVVQRGCTYDEVTYRTVVLPGCPVNTNPLFTYPVALSCHCSTCRTDSDECARRASADRPRCTKPVRHVYPYPGPSDYMIPL, from the exons ATGGAGACGGCCGTGTTCAACTGCTGGCTCCTCTTTCTGCTGTTCAGCCCGACTGTTCCCATGTGTTTGCCCACAGACTTCACTCTGTATGTGGAGAAGCCGGAGTGTGACTTCTGTGTGGCCATCAACACGACGAGCTGCATGGGATTCTGCAAATCATGG GAACGCAACTTGAGGGACAGCTTTGGCCCGCGTGTCGTCCAGAGAGGCTGCACCTATGACGAGGTGACGTACCGCACGGTGGTGCTGCCCGGCTGTCCCGTTAACACCAACCCTCTCTTCACCTACCCGGTGGCCCTCAGCTGCCACTGCAGCACCTGCCGGACCGACAGCGACGAGTGCGCCCGCAGAGCCAGCGCGGACAGACCGAGGTGCACCAAACCAGTCAGACATGTCTACCCATACCCCGGCCCCAGTGACTACATGATCCCTTTGtga
- the slc5a8l gene encoding sodium-coupled monocarboxylate transporter 1, with translation MVGTGGPVDTFSVWDYVVFAGTILAAAGIGLFQAIRGRKETSSEEFLLGGRQMTAVPVAMSLTASFMSGITVIGTPTEAYRFGSAFWLFGFSYAIMSVVTAELFVPLFYRLGITSTYEYLGLRFSRPIRIIGTSMYISQTVLYTGLVIYAPALALNQITGLNLWGVLVATGAVCILYCTLGGLKAVIWTDVVQMVIMLSGFVAVIARGAVLQGGLTKIWEDAGEGGRLEAFDFDPDPLKRHTFWTIVVGGSIMWVSIYAINQSQVQRYISCKTLGHAKTSLYLNMIGLWLTVSLAVFSGLTMYSIYKKCDPLLNGDISTPDQLLPYLVMDILAIYPGIPGLFVAAAYSGTLSTVSSSINALVAVTVEDFILPVCKNLTEKQVTWMNMGLSVFFGVVCIGMAGVASLMGSVLQAALSIFGMISGPLLGLYLLGMLFRTTNSVGGLLGMIIGLVLTLWVGIGGQVYPPSEEKTIPLPVTTVGCFNASTMAPLTTGQPEPALADSWYSLSYLYLCPLGTLTTMVFGLLVSMATGGCKQEKLNSDLFVRSKDLICFSFFNKSKVSDVTEKDSTEFHISADDFDLKRQVEKSTKL, from the exons ATGGTTGGTACAGGTGGTCCTGTGGATACCTTCTCAGTGTGGGACTATGTGGTGTTTGCTGGCACAATCTTGGCGGCGGCCGGCATCGGTCTCTTCCAGGCCATCCGAGGCCGCAAGGAGACCAGCAGCGAAGAGTTCTTGTTGGGTGGACGGCAGATGACAGCTGTGCCGGTCGCCATGTCCCTCACCGCCAGCTTCATGTCGGGGATCACGGTCATCGGCACACCAACTGAGGCTTACCGGTTTGGATCGGCCTTCTGGCTCTTCGGCTTCTCCTATGCCATCATGTCTGTCGTCACCGCTGAGCTCTTTGTCCCGCTTTTTTACCGACTGGGGATAACCAGCACCTACGAG TACCTGGGGCTGCGCTTCAGTCGGCCCATCCGGATAATTGGGACGTCGATGTACATCTCACAAACG GTGCTGTACACCGGTTTAGTCATCTACGCTCCAGCTCTCGCACTAAATCAAA TCACTGGACTGAACCTGTGGGGAGTGCTGGTGGCGACAGGAGCGGTCTGCATCCTCTACTGCACTTTG GGCGGCCTGAAAGCAGTGATCTGGACAGATGTTGTCCAGATGGTGATCATGCTGTCGGGGTTTGTGGCTGTTATAGCCAGAGGAGCCGTGCTGCAGGGAGGCCTGACCAAGATCTGGGAAGATGCCGGCGAAGGAGGCCGACTGGAGGCGTTTGA CTTTGACCCAGATCCTCTGAAGCGACACACCTTCTGGACCATTGTGGTCGGAGGCAGCATCATGTGGGTGTCCATCTACGCCATCAACCAGTCCCAGGTGCAGCGCTACATCTCCTGCAAAACCTTGGGCCATGCCAAGAC gTCATTGTACTTGAACATGATCGGCCTGTGGTTAACTGTGAGTCTGGCTGTGTTTTCTGGCCTCACCATGTATTCCATTTACAAGAAATGTGACCCTCTCctaaacggtgatataagcacCCCCGACCAG CTGCTGCCCTACCTTGTGATGGATATTTTGGCGATCTACCCTGGAATCCCTGGTTTGTTTGTGGCTGCTGCATACAGCGGGACTCTGAG CACCGTGTCTTCCAGCATTAACGCCCTGGTTGCCGTCACTGTGGAAGACTTCATCCTCCCAGTGTGCAAAAACCTCACAGAGAAACAAGTCACCTGGATGAACATGGGTCTGA GTGTGTTCTTTGGAGTCGTGTGTATCGGAATGGCTGGAGTTGCCTCTCTGATGGGAAGTGTTCTGCAG GCAGCTCTGTCCATATTTGGCATGATCAGCGGACCTCTTCTCGGTCTCTACCTGCTGGGCATGCTTTTCCGAACAACAAATTCAGTG GGAGGATTACTGGGAATGATCATTGGTCTGGTGTTGACTCTGTGGGTGGGGATCGGAGGCCAGGTCTACCCACCGTCAGAGGAGAAGACGATTCCTCTCCCTGTCACCACTGTGGGCTGCTTCAACGCTTCAACCATGGCTCCCTTGACCACCGGACAGCCTGA ACCAGCTCTGGCCGACTCCTGGTACTCCCTCTCCTACCTCTACCTGTGTCCGTTGGGCACACTGACCACAATGGTGTTTGGTCTGCTGGTGAGCATGGCCACAG GTGGGTGTAAACAAGAGAAGCTGAACTCGGATCTGTTTGTGAGGAGCAAGGACCTCATCTGCTTCAGCTTCTTCAATAAATCAAAG GTGTCAGATGTCACAGAGAAGGATTCAACAGAGTTTCATATAAGCGCGGACGACTTCGATCTGAAGAGACAAGTTGAAAAGTCCACCAAGCTGTAA